In [Mycobacterium] stephanolepidis, the genomic window GGCGCTCGGTGCCCCTGCCACCACCATCCCGATGGCAGACCTACCCGGATTCAGCCCACCGAGCGCAGCCGGACACGGCGGTTCAGTGTTGTCGGTGCCTATTGGCGACAGCGGCGCGCGGATGCTGGTCCTGCTGGGTCGGATTCACGCGTACGAGGGTCACGACCTGCGCCACGTTGTCCACCCGGTGCGCACCGCCTGTGCCGCCGGTGCGCGCGCCATCGTGCTCACGAACGCCGCCGGAGGATTGCGCGACGAGTACACGGTGGGTCAGCCGGTGCTGATCAGCGACCATCTCAACCTCACGGCCCGCTCACCGTTGGTGGGTGCGCAGTTCGTCGACCTTGTCGATGCGTACGCACCACGATTACGGGCACTGGCCCGGGAAATCGATGGGAGCCTCGTCGAGGGGGTGTATGCGGGCCTTCCCGGCCCGCACTATGAGACCCCCGCGGAGATCCGCATGCTGCGCACGTTGGGGGCGGACCTGGTGGGCATGTCGACGGTGCACGAGACCATCGCCGCCCGCGCGGCCGGTGCCGAGGTGCTGGGGGTGTCCCTGGTGACCAACCTCGCGGCCGGCATGACGGGAGAGTCTCTCAACCATGACGAGGTACTGGCCGCCGGGCGCGCGTCGGCCACTCGGATGGGCCAACTTCTCAGCTCGGTGATTGGCCGGTTATGACCGGAGCGGCGCAGACGATCCAGGACTGGATCGACCATGACCCCGACCCCGAGACGGCAGCCGAGCTGCGTGCCTGCTCCGAGGAGGAGCTCGCGCAACGATTCTCGGAGCCATTGGAGTTCGGCACGGCAGGCCTGCGCGGCGCTGTCCGGGGCGGCCCGAACGGCATGAACCTGGCGGTGGTGTTGCGCACCACCTACGCACTGGCCAAGGTTCTCAAGGATCGGTGCCTCGGCGGCTCGACCGTCGTCGTGGGTCGCGACGCGCGACACGGATCCGAGCGATTCGCGCTGGGCGCGGCGGAAGTCCTTGCTGCCGAAGGGTTCAAGGTCGTACTGCTCCCCCGCCCGCTGCCCACTCCGGTGCTGGCGTTCGCGGTACGGCATCTGGACGCGGCAGCAGGCATCCAGATCACCGCATCCCACAACCCTCCCGCCGACAACGGCTACAAGGTGTACTGGTCGGGGGGAGCGCAAATCATCTCCCCGACCGATCGCGATATCGAATCAACAACAAAGGCAGCCCCTTTCGCTGATCAGATTCCCCGCACCCCCGTCACCCCCGCCGATGACACCTTGGTGGATGCCTACGTCCAACGTGCTGCCACGGTGCGCCGGGGCTCCGGCGGTGTCCGCATCGCCCTCACCGCGTTGCATGGAGTCGGCGGTGCCACCGCCGTGGCCGTGCTGAATGCCGCGGGCATCACCGATATTCACGTGGTGGACGAGCAGTTCCAGCCGGATCCGGACTTTCCGACGGTGGCCTTTCCGAATCCCGAAGAGCCGGGGGCCGCTGACGCGGTGCTGGCCCGGGCCGCCGAGATCGATGCGGATCTGGCCATCGCGCTGGACCCGGACGCCGACCGGTGCGCCATCGGGATCCCCACCACGACCGGTTGGCGCATGCTGTCCGGCGATGAAACCGGTTGGCTGCTCGGTGATTACATCCTTTCGACGCAGCCACCATCGCCCACTCCTCCGGTGGTGGCCAGCACGGTGGTCTCTTCTCGCATGCTCGCGCGCATCGCGGCATCGCTCGGCGCGCGGCACGTGGAAACCCTCACCGGTTTCAAATGGCTTGTCCGGGCGGCAGATTTCGACCTGGTCTATGCGTATGAGGAAGCCATCGGGCATTGCGTGGACCCGGCGGCCGTGCGGGACAAGGACGGTATCTCCGCGGCGGTGCTCGCATGCGACCTCGTGACACATCTGCGTGAGCTCGGATCGAGTGTGGAGGAAAAGCTCGAGAACCTGGCGATCAGGCACGGTATCCATGTCACCTCGCAGGTCTCGCTGCGCATGGACTCCCTCGCCGACATCACAGCGATGATGACGCGCCTGCGGGGGAACCTGCCCACCGCGCTGTCCGGGTTCCCGATCACCGTCGAGGACCTACTGGAACGACGGGGTCAACAGCGCACCGACGCGGTGGTACTTTCCGGCGAGATCGGGGGGTCGTCCATCCGACTGGTGATCCGCCCCTCGGGAACCGAACCAAAGGTCAAGTGCTACATCGAGGTCCGCGAGCCCGTGATCACCGATGCGACCGTCGCGCGGATCTGGGCGGGCGTGGTGGTCTCCGAGCTGGAGGCGTACGCCCGCAACATCTAGCTCGGCCCGACTTATCTGGGACCGAACTGACGATCGCCCGCATCGCCCAGGCCCGGCACGATGTACGCGGCGTCGTTAAGACCCTCGTCGATAGTGGCCGTGAACAATCGCGCGGATGTCGACGCGCCGTAGCGTGCGACACCCTCCCGGACCGCCTCCACCCCCTGCGGCGCCGCAACCACACACAACATCGTGATGTCGTTGGCACCGCGGGAGTGCAACAGATCGAGCGTATGGACCATCGAGCCGCCGGTGGCCAGCATCGGATCCAGGACGAACACCGGTTGTGTCGACAAGTCGGCCGGAAGAGATTCCAGATAGGGGGTGGGTTGCCAGGTCTGCTCGTCGCGCGCCATGCCGACGAACCCGACCCGCGCCTCGGGGATGAGGGCATGTGCCTGATCCACCATCCCCAACCCCGCCCGCAGAACCGGGACCAGCAACGGCGGATTGGCCAAACGGAACCCCGTCGTCACCGCCACCGGTGTGCGCACCGCGGAGGACTCCACCGGCGCCGAGCGGGTCGCCTCATAGACCAGCATCAGGGTCAGATCCCGCAGCGCAGCGCGGAAGGCCGCGTTGTCCGTGCCGGCGTCGCGAAGGGTGGTCAACCGGGCCGCGGCAAGCGGGTGCTCGACTACGTGCACATGCATGCCCCAGACCCTAGAGCAGCAAGCTTCGATCCCGCCGATCCCAGACGAGAGAGGTATGTGACGGGCGTCACTTTCGGCACAGTGCGGCTCTGCGCCTCTTTATCGTTCCTGGCAAAGCCAAGGCAGCTATGCTGAGCAGGTAATACAACGGGGTGGCCACGTTGCCAAAAAATCTTTCAAAAAGTTTGAGAAAGATGGAACCGAATCGCGACCACCCCCGTCGTATCCAAGTACAAGGCGAAAACTGCCCGAAAATAGGCGGTAGCCGAACCACCGGAGAGATGGAGGGGACATGGCAGACGGATTAGCAGCCGACACAGACATTCTGCGTGGCGTTGGCGGAGCTCAGCTGGGGATGGGCGGAACGCTCGCGGCGGTAGGCACCGCAGTCAGCATTTTCCCGGTCGCCGCACTGGCGCCGATCTTCGGTCCGATTGGCGCGCACTACCTGGGCGCATTCGCCGCAACCTCCGCCAAGCAAGGGCTGGACGTCGGTCAGCTCGCCATGGGCGTCACCGAGTCCGGTGTCACCACCAATGTGGCGAGCAAGGGCTACGACGACGATGACGACAACATCGGCCAGAACATCAGCGCCACCGTCGAAGGAATCGAGGCGTAACCATGGTTGAGACAAGTCCAATCTCGCCCAGCCGTTTGTCCGAGGCCGTCAACACGAACTACCCGAGCTTCGAGAACAACCCCTTCTCCGCGGGGCTGATCGGGCCGGCCATGGACATGGCGGGCACCGTCGGTAACGGCCAGTTCAAGGAGGGCCAGGACCCCAGCAAGATGCTGGAGGGCGGCATGCAGGTCATGCAGCAGGTCATGCAACAGGGCATGCAGGCGGGAAGCCAGCTCATCGGCACCTTCGCCGGTGCGGCGGCCCAGGCTCTGGGGCAGTTCGCCGGCATGGCCGGTCAGGCGTTGAGCAGCATGGCCACCCGCAGCGGCGCCATGGGCGCCAATGTCGGACAGGCATCCGAATCCACCGGCCGGGCCAGCGCCCTGATCGGTGAAGCCCTCCAGGAGTTCCAACACACATCCGAGGCGTTGACACCATTGCTCTGGGTTCCGGGGGTTGCCGCGGAGTTGGCAGAAGCCGCCAGCCGATGCACAGCGCGAGTCGCCGAGCACACCGCACAGCTCGAGGGCGAGCTGGCCGGACAGGCCGGTGAACTCACCGGTATGGCGGGTGCCGACATGGGCAACCCCGCCACACCCGCATCCGGGAGCGTCCAGCCCGCCATGTCGGCCATGCAGGGCGGCCTCCAGGCCGGGACGCAGGCGATGTCCGGCGTCGCGAGCGGCGTCACCCAGACCATGAGCTCCATGGGTCAGGGCCTTGGCCAGATCCCGCAGGCTCTCAGCGGCATGCTCAGCGGTGGTGGCGCCAGTAGCGCGCTGGCGGGTGGCTCGGGCATGAGCGGTATCGCTGCCGGTGCACTGGCCAACCCGTTCGGTGCCGGTGCCGGCCACGCCTCGTCCACCGCTGGTGGAACCAGCAGCGGATTGGGCAGTTCCAACGCCAATGCGGCCAAGATGCTGCTTGACCCGCGCAGCATGGGTAAGGGCGCGCAGTTGTTCCTGCCCGATGGCAGCACCAGCCAGGCCCCGAACGCCGCGGCGGCGGAAGCCGTGCGCAAGGCGCTCAGCCAGGTCGGTGTGCCCTACGAGTGGGGTGGCACCAAGCCCGGTGTCGGTCTGGACTGCAGTGGCCTGACCCAGTGGGCCTACGGAGAGTCTGGCGTGGACATCCCCCGCCTCGCGCAGGAGCAGGGTGTCGGTGTCCGGGTCGACCAAGGATCTGTCATGCCAGGTGACCTGGCGGTGTGGGATGGCCACGTCGCCATGGTGATCGGCAACGGCATGATGGTCGAGGCCGGTGATCCGGTGCAGATCTCCCCGATCCGCACCACCAACGCCGGGCAGGGATTCCATGGATTCTACCGACCCACTTCCTAGTTCAGGAGTGCCGCGACCCGAGCCGCGTGCGAGCATCGACATGACAAACCGTGCTCGCACGCTGCGGGTCAAGGTCTCAGAATTCGGGCTGCCGCTTGAGGTTCAGATCGAACCCGACATGCTCAGTCGTGGCGCGTCGGCACTAGCACAGGAGATCAAAAACCTGTGCGAACTCGGTGCCGCGCGCTGCGGTGCGGCACGGCGCGAGGAGCTTGCCGAAAGCGGCATCCCCGAATACCTCCTCGACAAGATCGGTCTGGCGACGCCCGCTCAAGTCGCCGACCTGGAATTGCGCCAATCCGAAGAGCAGCTGGAAAGGAGATCCTGATGACCGAGCCAGACCTCACCTTCTTCCGGGCACTCGAACAGCAGTATCAGGAGACCATGACGCGGGCCCGTGCCGGGGGCCACATACTGAACAGCGCCGTCGAGGAGCTCAAAGGCCTTCGCGGATGGGCTCGTTCGGCGCAGGGGCATGTCGAAGCGGAAGCCAATGGCAATGGTGCGCTGACCAACCTGCGACTCGACGATTCGGTCACCAAGCTCTCGCCCAAGATCGTCGGGCAGATCGTGGTAGCCACCGCGGCAGCCGCCGCGGGCCAGGCCTTCGATCACCGTGAACGCGTGCTAGCGCAACTCTTGGCGGATCTCAAGAATCCGCAGCCGTAACGGTTTTCGAGCTACAAACCCGCGCGGTCTCGGTGTGAATCGGTCAGAAAGACCGTGTTTTTGGCGTCCCGCCAGTCTTGACTGAGCCGTCCGTCGCGATAGGCGTACGGTGTCAGCCCGGCCGGCTGCAGCAGGGACACCACGTCGTCCGAGGGTGTCTCGATGATCATCACCGGACGCGAGGCAGCGATCGTGGCCAACCCACCACGAATGACCGCGGCCTCCAGACCCTGTACATCGATCTTGATCACCTGAGGATCCAGGCCGAAGTCGTCCAGCCGCCGAACCTGCACGGGATGGCGCTCGATCGTCAGTTTGGATGCGTCGAACCCTGCCAGGGTGTCGGGATTGAGCCAGCCGCGCGCCTCGTTTTCATCCAGGGAGGCCAGACCGTCGTAGACGAAGTTCCGGTATCGGGGAATGAACAGATCGAAGGTACCGTCCGCGTCGGAGAGTCCGCAGGCATGCACGTGTACGGTCTTGCTTTCATATCGGCGTCTAAGTCGCTGAGCCAGAACGGCATTGGGCTCGAAACTAACGATTCGCTCCGGCGACGCCGTGCGCTGCAGCGCACAGATGCTCTGCCCCCAGTTGCCGCCGATGTCCACCGCCTCCGAGATGGGTCCCAAGCGACTCAGAAGGTGGAATTCGGGGTCGATGCGCCATCCGAACAGTCGAGTGCCCATGTTGTACGCGCCGAACTTGAGCGGCCGCAGAAACGGTAGATAGGTTTGCGCCATCCTCAGCGCCGGCATGCTCACGTGGGCACATTAGCGGAAAGACGAAGGCGGATCTGCGCCAAGGAATCACACCTCACCCGACCTGATGAGGCGCAGGGGATCACCGTCACACCTACCGACCCCTCATATGTGCACCGGTAGGTGCTCGCGGCGACCAAAAATGCACGTGCGTGACCGGCCGAATGGCCGTCACACAGAGCACATCCACGCTGCGGGCACGGCCCGAAGAGACAGGGTCCGCACTTAGCCCGCCGATCGCGGGAGCCAGCAGAAAATATCGCGTCTGACCTGCCCAGCGCAACCTTTTCGGAATACTCGCGGCTCTGCTCTACACCGAGCGCTGATCGATTGCCGACACGTGCTCCGCTGATAACATCCGAAGGTGGCGCGTGAGTGGCTTCTGCTGGAGACACTCGGCGACGAGCCCACGGTCATCGCCTCCGGCAGTCAGCCGCGGAACATGATTCCGCTCGGCGCGTTCCTGCGCCGCAATCGAAATCTCGGCCTGATTCGCCGAGTCATCACCGCGGTGACAAAGGCAAACAAGGCCGCGCGCATCGGCCCACCCGACTCGGAATCGGTGATCGACATCCGACCGATCGCCATGCCCGACGGCCGCGTGCACGGGGTCTGGCTGTGGACGGGAGCAGCACCCCCCTCCTCCGATCCCCCGCGCGAGGGCGGTGCGGTGGTCCTCAACGCCGATACCGGCGCCCTGCACATCAGCGACGGTGCCGCCCTGGCCATGGGAATGGCTCCCGCCGAGCCGCATGCCCACATCAGCATGCCCGAGCTCTATCGCTACCTGGCGCCCAATCCGGGCGAAACGGATGTCCTGGGGCTCATCGTGACCGCGACCGAAGGCATGACCTATAGCGCCACCTGGCCCGGTGTGGACAGCGACGGCAATCCCACGCTGTGCCACTTCGCCAGCCGATTGGTTCTGGAACCCAACCACCAGGGTGTCCCCGAGCGTCTGGGACGCGCGATCAACCTGCGAGTCGGTCGGCCGGCCCCGCCGGTCCCGCTGCTGGAGCAACAGATCCTCGAGGCCACCGCTGAGCCCGGCATGTATCGCGCGTTGGTCATGATTGCTTCACGGAAATTGATCAAGTGGATCGATCCTCCTGCCCCGGAATGGCATTGGGAGTTCGATCCGCTGGGTCGCCCCAAGATTCACCCGGACGACCAGGCGAATCTGAACTTCATGATCGATAACGCCGTCTTTGGTGTGACCGAGGCGGTTATCCGGTTCCGCTGCCACGACGACAGCTGGGAACCGCTGCACTGCTCTACCCAACTAGTACGGCTCAACGAGAGTGCGACCGTCGCACTCATCACCCATCGGCGCCGGTAGCGGGCCGGACGCACGCACCGGATCCTCGCTCGAGAATTGCTAACATCCCGGCATGGCCGGCGATTGGATGCTGCTAGAGACCCTGAGCGAGGTACCCACGGTCATAGCTATCGGATTGCAGGCCCGCACCATGGCGCCGCTCGAATCGGTGCTGGGCCGCAACCGGCACCGCCCCTTGATCGAGGCGGCGATCGCCGAATGCCGTCGCACGGGTGATCCCGCAGAGGCCCTCACTCCGGCACGGGATCGCATCGTGCGAGTACACCCGATAGCCATGGGACAGGCGCATGTTCACGGCGTCCAGGTGTGGTTTGGACCGGCAGACCTCGCGCCGCCGCCGCGGCCCGTTGCGGGAGCGTGCCTGGGCGATCTGGACACATCGGTCACAACGCTCACCGAAGGCTACTTCGACGTGATGGGCTTCGATCCGAGCAACAGATCCGAGAAACAAGCCATCGCCGAAGGCCTTGCCCCCGTCCTGCCGAGTCCGCACAACATCGAGTTGATGGCCAACGCCGTGAACCCGGAACTCGAATCGACCTTCTGCGGGACATGCCTGGCCGCCGACCATCAGGGAAACACCCTTCAAGTCCACTACGCCGGGCGAGCGTCCAAGGAAACCGACGAGACAGGAACCGTGGCGCGCATCAACAGGATCGTGTGCACACGGGTGGAGAACAGTCCCGCCGAACCTCGGGTGGGATTGGCACAGCAGATCCTGGATGCGGTCGCGACCCCCGGAGCGCATCGGGTGCTGATCAACGTCGACACCTTCGCCGTCCTCAAATGGATCGACACGCCATACCCCGACCTGGCGTGGCGCTACGACCCCGATCGGCCCGAGAGCATCCATCCCGAGGACACCGCGGTGGCGAGAAAAATGCGGGAAGAACTGCGGACAGGCTCAACCGCCGGGGTGCTCCGGGTGCGCGCCGTGTCCGGCGGATGGCTGCAACTGCACGCCTCGGCCACCAGATTCGCGTTGCGTGACAATGCTTTTGCGGCCCTTGTCACCCTGACGGCGGCCCCGCGGCCGAACGCTCAGTCGTAGACCACCGGGGCCCGAGCGGCTCTGTTCGGCGCGCGTGCGCCGGTTCTGGCGGTGGGTCTTTCGCTCAACTCAGCTGTTCTGGCTAGGCTTGCCGCATGGCTGCTGACATCGTTCCCATCGAACTCGGGCTCACAGAGGGTGACGTGGTCACCCTGTGGGCCCCGCGGTGGCGCGACGCCGGGGACGAGTGGGAGGCGTTTCTCGGCAAGGACGACGATCTGTACGTGTTCGAGTCGGTTGCCGATCTGGTGGCCTTCGTGCGGACCGACAACGACAACGATCTGGTAGATCACCCGGCCTGGTCAACGCTGGGTGCGCTGTCGGCCGACGAGCTCGAGCCCGACGACGACAATCGCTTCGACCTGATCGGGGTGCCGGAGCTGGTTGCCGACAAGCCGAGCGAGGACGCCGTCGATACGCTGCGCGCCACGCTGGCGATCGTGGCCTCCATCGGCGCGGTCTGCGAGTTGGCGCCCATCAACAAGCTCATCAACGGCAACCCGGTGCTGGGCACGCTGTCGAGCGGGGCCGAAAGCTTCACCGGTAAAGACGGATTGAAGCGGTGGAACCAGATCGGTGCCATTGTCGGCAAGTCGTGGGACTCGGTGGTCGACGCCATCGACGAGATCGCCGCCACGCCGGATGTCGATGAAGAGCTCTCTGCCGCCGCGGATGCCGAGCTGCTTGCAGCCGCGGAAAATGCGGTCGACAATGACGATGACCTCGAGGATGACGACGAGCTGGAACTGCTCGACGAGGAATCCGACTCAAGCACCGAGAGCTCGGACGACGAAGACGACGCTGACGACGAAGACGAAGAAGACACCGAGGACGACGACGCTGACGACGAAGACGCCCCGGTTCTGGGCGGCGATGAGGACTTCTGGCTAGAAGTCGGCATCGACCCGATCCAGATGATCACCAACTCGGGAACGTTCTACACGCTGCGCTGCTACCTCAACGATGAGCCGATCTTCCTGGGACGCAACGGAAGAATCAGTGTGTTCGGGTCTGAGCGGGCGCTGGCCCGTTATCTGGCCGACGAGCACGATCACGACCTGTCCGACCTGAGCACCTATGACGACATCCGCACCGCCGCCACCGACGGCTCGCTGCGGATCGACATCACCGATGACAACATCTACGTGTTCACCGGCCTCGCCGACGACCTGGAAGACGGCATCGACGAGGTGGACCGGGATCAGCTCGAGCTGGCGGTGGAGCTGCTGACCGATGTCGCCGAGTACTCCGAGGACGACAGCGTGGACGCCGAACTGGATGGCGACACCGCACTGGGCAAGTTGGTCGGGCATCTGCTCGAACCGGATAAGCACGACGAGCCAAAGGGCCCCTTCGCCGATGCGGCCGAGAGTTGGCGGACGCTGGAGCGGGCCTTGGAAGCACGGCTGCGCCGCGAGTAGTGCGCGGCCGGCCCGTCTACCGTGACGGTTAACCGATCAGGACCGCATATCCGGGTTTGATCACGTCATCGATGATCGCCAGCCGTTCATCGAACGGGATAAAGGCTGATTTCATCGCGTTGATGGTGAATCGCTGAAGATCGCTCCAGCCATACCCGAACGTCTCGACAAGTCGCAGCATCTCGCGGCTCATCGAGGTATCGCTCATCAGCCGGTTGTCGGTGTTCACGGTCACCCGGAATCGCAACCGTGCCAGCAGATCGAAGGGATGATCGGCAATGCTGGCGACCGCTCCCGTCTGCACATTCGAGCTCGGGCACAGCTCCAACGGCACGCGGGTGTCACGCAGGAGCGATGACAGCCGACCCAGATGCGCCGTGCCGTCCGGATCGATGTCGATATCGTCGACGATCCGCACGCCGTGGCCCAGCCGGTCGGCACCGCAGAAGGCGATCGCCTCATGGATCGAGGGCAATCCAAATCCCTCACCGGCGTGGATGGTGAACCGGGCGTTGGCATTACGCATGTACTCGAAGGCGTCGAGGTGGCGGCTCGGCGGATAACCCGCCTCGGCTCCGGCGATGTCGAACCCGACCGCACCCCGATCGCGGAACTTCACGGCCAACTCGGCGATCTCCCGCGACCGTGCGGCATGCCGCATCGCGGTGACCAGGGTGCGCACCTTGATGCGCTTGCCGGCCGCACTCGCCTGCCGTTCCCCGTCGGCGAAACCGGCCAACACGGCGTCCATGACGTCGTCGAGGGTCAGGCCGGCATCGATGTGCAGCTCCGGGGCAAAGCGCACCTCGGCGTACACCACGCCATCGGCGGCAAGGTCCTCGACGCATTCGGCAGCCACGCGGTGCAGCGCCGCCGCCGTCTGCATCACTCCCACGGTGTGCGCGAAGGTCTCCAGATACCGCTCCAGGGAGCCACTGTCTGCGGCGGTGCGGAACCACGAAGCCAGGGCAGTCTCGTCCTCGGCAGGCAGGCTCTCGTACCCGGATTCCCGGGCAAGATCCAGGACGGTGCCGGGCCGCAGCCCCCCGTCAAGATGGTCATGAAGAAGCGCCTTGGGAGCCTGGGTGATTGACACCAAATTAAGTTCGGCCGTCACGCCGAAAGTCTATCGATGATGAGGGCGGCCGCAGGGGGTGCCGCACCGACACCCCACCCGCCTTCTAACGCGTCCAGCGCTGCGGGCATCCGTTCGGGGGTATCGGTGTACAGCGTGAACAGCGGTTCACCGGCGACCACCGGCTCACCCGGGCGCCGGTGAATACGCACGCCCGCGCCATGTTGCACCGACTCGCCCGGGCGGCTGCGCCCGGCCCCGAGCCGCCACGCGGCGACCCCGACCGGCATCGCATCGATGTGATGCACCACACCGCTGGACGGAGCGAGAACAGTCTCCTGGCACTGGCCGACCGGCAACGGCACCAAGAGATTCCCGCCCTGCGCGCTGATCATCGCCCGGAACACATCCATCGCGGTGCCGTCGGTCAACGTCGCGGCCGGGTCCTTGCCGTCGATACCGGCAGCGGCAAGCATCTCGCGGGCCAGAGCCACCGTGAGTGCGACAACGTCATCGGGGCCTCCCCCGGCCAGCACGTCAAGTGATTCCTGCACCTCGACCGCGTTTCCCGCGGTGGCCCCGAGCGGCGTATCCATCGCGGTAAGCAGTGCGCTGGTGGCGACCCCGTGCGCAGTGCCCAGATCGACCATCGCCGAGGCCAATTCGCGCGCTTGCTGCTCGGACTTCATGAATGCCCCCGCGCCCACCTTGACGTCGAGGACCAGCGCGGCGGTGCCCTCGGCCAGCTTCTTACTCATGATCGACCCGGCGATGAGCGGTATCGATTCCACTGTGCCGGTGATATCCCGCAACGCGTACAGCTTTCGATCGGCGGGAGCCAACGAGGCCCCGGCCGCACAGATCACCGCCCCGACATCGGAAAGCTGCTGACGTATCTCATCGTTGGTGAGGTCCACCCGGATGCCCGCGATGGACTCAAGCTTGTCCAGGGTGCCGCCGGTATGCCCGAGACCGCGTCCGGACAGCTGAGGCACCGCCGCCCCGCAGGCGGCCACGACCGCGACCAACGGCAGGCTGATCTTGTCCCCCACGCCACCGGTGGAGTGCTTGTCTACGGTCGGGCGAGACAGACCGGACAGATTCAGCCGCTCACCGGAGGCCAGAATCGCCGCGGTCCATGCCGTCGTCTCGGCAGAGTTCATCCCGCGCAGATAGATCGCCATCAGCAGCGCCGCGACCTGCTCCTCACCGATGGAGCCACGGGTGTACTCGCCGATCAGCCAGTCGATCGCTCCCGGACTCAGTTCCCCACCGTCACGCTTGGCGGCGATGATCGACGGCATATCGAATGCGTACATGTTTGCCATCAGATCCGGCCTCGTTCCAGGTCATCGGGGCCGAAAGCCTCCGGGAGCAGCTCCGCAAGTCGTCGTGGCGCATCCGAGTGATCGATCAGCAGGTCAGGGCCGCCGTGTTCGAAAAGTAGCTGACGGCACCGTCCGCAGGGCATCAGGGCCTCACCGCGCGAATCGACACAGGACAGCGCCACCAGCCGCCCTCCACCGGTGGAGAACAGGGCACACACCACAGAACACTCCGCACAGAGACCTAGCCCATATGAGACATTCTCCACATTGCAGCCGACGATGACCCGACCATCGTCGACGAGCGCCGCCGCACCCACCGGGTACTTCGAATAGGGCGCATACGCGTACTTGGTTATCGCATATGCCTTGTCCCGCAACTCATTCCAATCGATCAACATGATCGGGAATCCTCCCTGTCGACCCCATGAGAGTCGCGTCGGCTCATCATTTGCTCGTGCAAGGTTTACCTAACTTACTTTGGAGTACGGTGCATTTCGGCGCTTTTCCGTGCTCATGCGATTTCGGCGGCACCTCGGGATGGGTTTAGAGTTCGGATGACGGTTCGCCGACCACCGTTGGGCCATCGGTTGCGCGTCATGGACGCCCCCATTTACCGCGCCGTTTGGCCCCAGTCCACCATTGGTGTTGGAGGCCCACGTGACGACTGCGACGCCCGATACGGCCACATCTGGCCGTGAAGGTAATCGCCTCAAGCGATCGCTATACCGTGGTGATCCAGGAATGTGGTCCTGGGTCCTGCATCGCATTACCGGTGCCACGATTTTCTTCTTCCTCTTTGTTCACGTCTTGGATACCGCACTCGTAAGGGTGAGCCCCGAGTCGTACAACTCGGTGATCGAGACCTATAAGACCCCGATCGTCGGGCTGATGGAACTCGGCCTGGTCGCGGCGGTGCTGTACCACGCACTCAACGGCGTCCGGGTAATCCTCGTCGATTTCTGGTCCAAGGGCCCGCGTTATCAGCGGCTCATGCTGTGGATCATCGGCGGCGTCTGGTTTGTGGTGATGGTTCCCGCGGTAACCCGGATTCTCATGCACATGGCGGAGCGTTTCCTATGACAACACCTCAGACCGGTC contains:
- a CDS encoding primosomal protein translates to MAADIVPIELGLTEGDVVTLWAPRWRDAGDEWEAFLGKDDDLYVFESVADLVAFVRTDNDNDLVDHPAWSTLGALSADELEPDDDNRFDLIGVPELVADKPSEDAVDTLRATLAIVASIGAVCELAPINKLINGNPVLGTLSSGAESFTGKDGLKRWNQIGAIVGKSWDSVVDAIDEIAATPDVDEELSAAADAELLAAAENAVDNDDDLEDDDELELLDEESDSSTESSDDEDDADDEDEEDTEDDDADDEDAPVLGGDEDFWLEVGIDPIQMITNSGTFYTLRCYLNDEPIFLGRNGRISVFGSERALARYLADEHDHDLSDLSTYDDIRTAATDGSLRIDITDDNIYVFTGLADDLEDGIDEVDRDQLELAVELLTDVAEYSEDDSVDAELDGDTALGKLVGHLLEPDKHDEPKGPFADAAESWRTLERALEARLRRE
- the sdhC gene encoding succinate dehydrogenase, cytochrome b556 subunit, yielding MWSWVLHRITGATIFFFLFVHVLDTALVRVSPESYNSVIETYKTPIVGLMELGLVAAVLYHALNGVRVILVDFWSKGPRYQRLMLWIIGGVWFVVMVPAVTRILMHMAERFL
- a CDS encoding GAF domain-containing protein, producing MAREWLLLETLGDEPTVIASGSQPRNMIPLGAFLRRNRNLGLIRRVITAVTKANKAARIGPPDSESVIDIRPIAMPDGRVHGVWLWTGAAPPSSDPPREGGAVVLNADTGALHISDGAALAMGMAPAEPHAHISMPELYRYLAPNPGETDVLGLIVTATEGMTYSATWPGVDSDGNPTLCHFASRLVLEPNHQGVPERLGRAINLRVGRPAPPVPLLEQQILEATAEPGMYRALVMIASRKLIKWIDPPAPEWHWEFDPLGRPKIHPDDQANLNFMIDNAVFGVTEAVIRFRCHDDSWEPLHCSTQLVRLNESATVALITHRRR
- a CDS encoding cytidine deaminase; translated protein: MLIDWNELRDKAYAITKYAYAPYSKYPVGAAALVDDGRVIVGCNVENVSYGLGLCAECSVVCALFSTGGGRLVALSCVDSRGEALMPCGRCRQLLFEHGGPDLLIDHSDAPRRLAELLPEAFGPDDLERGRI
- a CDS encoding GAF domain-containing protein, yielding MAGDWMLLETLSEVPTVIAIGLQARTMAPLESVLGRNRHRPLIEAAIAECRRTGDPAEALTPARDRIVRVHPIAMGQAHVHGVQVWFGPADLAPPPRPVAGACLGDLDTSVTTLTEGYFDVMGFDPSNRSEKQAIAEGLAPVLPSPHNIELMANAVNPELESTFCGTCLAADHQGNTLQVHYAGRASKETDETGTVARINRIVCTRVENSPAEPRVGLAQQILDAVATPGAHRVLINVDTFAVLKWIDTPYPDLAWRYDPDRPESIHPEDTAVARKMREELRTGSTAGVLRVRAVSGGWLQLHASATRFALRDNAFAALVTLTAAPRPNAQS
- a CDS encoding adenosine deaminase, with the protein product MTAELNLVSITQAPKALLHDHLDGGLRPGTVLDLARESGYESLPAEDETALASWFRTAADSGSLERYLETFAHTVGVMQTAAALHRVAAECVEDLAADGVVYAEVRFAPELHIDAGLTLDDVMDAVLAGFADGERQASAAGKRIKVRTLVTAMRHAARSREIAELAVKFRDRGAVGFDIAGAEAGYPPSRHLDAFEYMRNANARFTIHAGEGFGLPSIHEAIAFCGADRLGHGVRIVDDIDIDPDGTAHLGRLSSLLRDTRVPLELCPSSNVQTGAVASIADHPFDLLARLRFRVTVNTDNRLMSDTSMSREMLRLVETFGYGWSDLQRFTINAMKSAFIPFDERLAIIDDVIKPGYAVLIG
- a CDS encoding thymidine phosphorylase → MANMYAFDMPSIIAAKRDGGELSPGAIDWLIGEYTRGSIGEEQVAALLMAIYLRGMNSAETTAWTAAILASGERLNLSGLSRPTVDKHSTGGVGDKISLPLVAVVAACGAAVPQLSGRGLGHTGGTLDKLESIAGIRVDLTNDEIRQQLSDVGAVICAAGASLAPADRKLYALRDITGTVESIPLIAGSIMSKKLAEGTAALVLDVKVGAGAFMKSEQQARELASAMVDLGTAHGVATSALLTAMDTPLGATAGNAVEVQESLDVLAGGGPDDVVALTVALAREMLAAAGIDGKDPAATLTDGTAMDVFRAMISAQGGNLLVPLPVGQCQETVLAPSSGVVHHIDAMPVGVAAWRLGAGRSRPGESVQHGAGVRIHRRPGEPVVAGEPLFTLYTDTPERMPAALDALEGGWGVGAAPPAAALIIDRLSA